A section of the Mycobacterium sp. 3519A genome encodes:
- a CDS encoding acyl-CoA dehydrogenase family protein, which yields MSELAQLVDDLCSRSTGDDLWRNLEDTGLARLTSRQDAGPADAAVVLSGLAKHAAAVPIAETDLLAVWLADTAGQAVPAAGPLTVAIADATEHDGRLTGTARHVPWPASTVVLAARTSSALHVALMDGVVQGSFAFDIPVSDTRVADVEVADELTRRGAWARCNQIVGALDGACALTVAHTAERVQFGRTLNKFQAVQHSLAAMAGEIERARAATALAVAAAADHGFGHAATDYAVTVAKVAVGRAVDPVTTIAHQLHGAIGVTAEHRLWLYTMPARGWVDEFGTTATHARRLGRMALAATDPWDVVVSCPAPR from the coding sequence ATGAGCGAGTTGGCGCAACTGGTCGACGACCTGTGTAGTCGCTCGACCGGTGACGATCTGTGGCGCAACCTCGAGGACACCGGGCTGGCCCGGCTGACCAGCCGGCAGGACGCCGGGCCTGCGGACGCGGCGGTGGTGTTGTCCGGATTGGCGAAACATGCTGCGGCCGTGCCGATTGCGGAGACGGACCTGCTCGCGGTGTGGCTCGCGGATACCGCCGGGCAGGCGGTGCCCGCGGCGGGACCGCTGACCGTGGCGATCGCCGACGCCACCGAGCACGATGGTCGTCTCACGGGGACCGCCCGGCACGTGCCCTGGCCCGCGAGCACCGTCGTGCTGGCGGCACGGACGTCCTCGGCATTGCACGTCGCGCTCATGGACGGAGTGGTGCAGGGCTCGTTTGCGTTCGACATCCCGGTCAGTGACACCCGCGTCGCCGACGTCGAGGTCGCCGACGAACTGACCCGGCGCGGCGCATGGGCGCGGTGCAACCAGATCGTCGGCGCGCTGGACGGGGCGTGCGCGCTCACCGTCGCGCACACCGCGGAGCGGGTGCAGTTCGGCCGCACGCTCAACAAGTTCCAGGCCGTACAGCACTCGCTCGCCGCCATGGCGGGTGAGATCGAACGCGCCCGCGCGGCAACGGCATTGGCGGTCGCGGCCGCGGCAGACCACGGTTTTGGCCATGCCGCGACCGACTACGCGGTGACGGTCGCGAAGGTGGCGGTCGGCCGCGCGGTCGATCCGGTGACGACGATCGCCCACCAACTGCACGGCGCCATCGGTGTCACGGCGGAACACCGACTGTGGCTGTACACGATGCCTGCCCGCGGATGGGTCGACGAATTCGGCACGACGGCGACCCATGCGCGGCGCCTGGGTCGGATGGCGCTGGCGGCGACCGACCCGTGGGACGTGGTGGTCAGCTGTCCAGCACCTCGGTGA
- a CDS encoding dihydrofolate reductase family protein: MATVYFTASSLDGYIVDEADSLDWLTSRAIDADGPFGYEAFIKGVGALVMGSATYEWVKNNQPGDWMYEQPSWVLTHRPQIIADGHPVQVFDGAVAELHPKLVAAAAGKDVWVVGGGQTAAQFVAAGLIDEMIVTYTPCSLGGGSRLLPMRSEWALVESGVNGDFVCARWRKAQSWPGSP, encoded by the coding sequence ATGGCAACCGTTTACTTCACCGCGTCGAGCCTGGACGGCTACATCGTGGACGAAGCAGACAGCTTGGACTGGTTGACATCTCGTGCAATCGACGCCGACGGACCGTTCGGATATGAGGCTTTCATCAAGGGTGTCGGCGCGCTGGTGATGGGCTCGGCGACCTACGAATGGGTGAAGAACAACCAGCCCGGTGACTGGATGTACGAGCAGCCGTCCTGGGTGCTGACCCACCGCCCGCAGATCATCGCGGACGGACATCCGGTGCAGGTGTTCGACGGCGCCGTCGCCGAGTTGCATCCCAAACTGGTTGCGGCGGCGGCCGGTAAGGACGTGTGGGTGGTCGGCGGCGGCCAGACGGCCGCACAGTTCGTCGCGGCAGGCCTGATCGACGAGATGATCGTGACGTACACCCCGTGCTCGCTCGGCGGTGGCTCGCGCCTGCTACCGATGCGATCCGAGTGGGCGCTGGTCGAATCCGGCGTCAACGGCGACTTCGTCTGCGCGCGGTGGCGCAAAGCTCAGTCGTGGCCGGGCAGTCCGTAG
- a CDS encoding acyl-CoA dehydrogenase family protein, with protein sequence MSEFDALCANDGELGRLRSAVREFLAADRARFGWEPAVDCWLAKWDPDFSGRLADAGFVGLTIPTQYGGRGLGYLHRYVVTEELLAHGAPVAAHWIADRQVSPALLSYGTEEQRRRLLPRIAAGRLYSAIGMSEHGAGSDLAAAQTRATRTDDGWVLNGTKVWTSGAHVAHQIVVLARTSPPDPQHRHAGFSQFIVQTSTPGITISPIKLLNGEHHFNEVLFTDVFIPDEDVLGQIGDGWHQVTAELGFERSGPERILSTATLIFGVIRALGDVDDGVAADVGDLVARLISLRQLSISVARTLADGQDAATRAALVKDLGTRFEQDSVELVADLLDYVEEPEPLRALLSAARVHSPLFTLRGGTNEVLRGVVAKSMGAR encoded by the coding sequence GTGAGCGAATTCGATGCGTTGTGCGCCAACGACGGCGAACTGGGCCGGCTGCGAAGTGCGGTCCGCGAGTTCCTGGCCGCCGATCGCGCGCGGTTCGGCTGGGAACCCGCCGTCGACTGCTGGCTGGCGAAATGGGACCCGGACTTCTCCGGCCGACTGGCCGACGCCGGATTCGTCGGCCTGACGATTCCGACTCAGTACGGCGGACGCGGGCTCGGCTATCTGCACCGGTACGTCGTCACCGAGGAACTGCTCGCGCACGGCGCGCCCGTCGCCGCGCACTGGATCGCCGACCGGCAGGTCTCGCCCGCGCTGCTGTCGTACGGCACCGAGGAACAGCGGCGCCGACTGCTGCCGCGGATCGCCGCAGGGCGGCTGTACTCGGCGATCGGAATGAGCGAGCACGGCGCAGGCTCGGACCTCGCCGCCGCGCAGACCAGAGCCACCCGCACCGACGACGGCTGGGTGCTCAACGGAACGAAGGTGTGGACCAGCGGCGCGCACGTCGCGCATCAGATCGTCGTGCTGGCGCGAACAAGCCCGCCGGACCCGCAACATCGGCACGCGGGCTTCTCGCAGTTCATCGTGCAGACCTCGACGCCGGGCATCACGATCAGCCCGATCAAGTTGCTCAACGGCGAGCACCACTTCAACGAGGTGCTCTTCACCGACGTGTTCATCCCCGACGAGGACGTGCTTGGGCAGATCGGCGACGGCTGGCACCAGGTCACCGCCGAGTTGGGCTTCGAGCGCAGCGGCCCGGAGCGGATCCTGTCCACCGCGACACTGATCTTCGGTGTGATCCGCGCGCTGGGGGACGTCGACGACGGCGTCGCCGCCGACGTGGGTGACCTGGTGGCTCGGCTGATTTCGTTGCGACAGCTGTCGATCTCGGTGGCCCGCACGCTCGCCGACGGTCAGGACGCGGCCACCAGGGCGGCGCTGGTGAAGGATCTGGGCACGCGTTTCGAGCAGGATTCCGTCGAACTGGTCGCGGACCTGCTCGACTACGTCGAGGAGCCGGAACCGTTGCGCGCGTTGCTGTCCGCCGCACGGGTGCATTCACCGTTGTTCACGCTGCGAGGTGGGACGAACGAGGTGCTGCGCGGCGTGGTGGCCAAGAGCATGGGGGCGCGATGA
- a CDS encoding protein kinase family protein — MTTPGATVGNGRYRLVAAHGAWSHLRFWQAVDQATGREVAVTLVDPDGALPEEFVHEILARTVRLKGVDMPGLAPVIEVFHTGRFGVVVAEWIDGGSLEEIAATAPSAIGVASAMQSLAAAADAAHRAGLLLSIDCPARVRVGVDGHAALAFPATLPDATVAADLRGIGDVMRVLLNREAELPYLVATTLAGLHQEENGIASAATLLTLLRAATDNETGGARVMPPLPTPPPGQYADFRNFGPQERAAAARRGVMRVGLVTTAVIAALALAGLGSSLNSILDEDRNAGGLDTEKLGLNTSTVAPPPPRAVASAPAPGERVPLAAAAVFSPGGSPDSPAEAGAAIDGNPATAWSTDTYYDAEPFPKFKPGIGLLVQLERPAAISAVTVDLNSTGTVVQVRAAANNQPAALTDTGELTAPTPMQPGHNRIPVSASAPVANVVVWISTLGSADGKSRSAISEIELEAASPPA; from the coding sequence ATGACGACGCCAGGCGCCACCGTGGGAAACGGCCGCTACCGGTTGGTGGCTGCCCACGGCGCATGGTCGCACCTGCGGTTCTGGCAGGCCGTCGACCAGGCGACGGGCCGCGAGGTGGCGGTGACGCTCGTCGACCCTGACGGCGCGCTGCCGGAAGAGTTCGTGCACGAGATCCTCGCGCGAACGGTCCGCCTCAAAGGTGTCGACATGCCCGGCCTCGCGCCGGTGATCGAGGTGTTCCACACCGGACGGTTCGGCGTCGTGGTGGCCGAGTGGATCGACGGCGGCAGCCTCGAGGAGATCGCGGCCACCGCGCCTTCGGCCATCGGCGTGGCCAGCGCGATGCAGTCACTGGCCGCCGCCGCGGATGCCGCCCACCGGGCCGGGCTGCTGCTGTCGATCGACTGCCCGGCGCGGGTGCGCGTCGGCGTCGACGGCCACGCGGCGCTGGCGTTCCCCGCGACACTGCCGGACGCGACGGTGGCCGCCGACCTCCGCGGCATCGGCGACGTGATGAGGGTGCTGCTGAACCGCGAGGCCGAGCTGCCGTACCTGGTCGCCACCACGCTCGCGGGCCTGCACCAGGAGGAGAACGGAATCGCCAGCGCTGCAACGCTTTTGACGTTGCTGCGAGCGGCCACCGACAACGAGACCGGCGGCGCCAGGGTGATGCCGCCGCTGCCGACGCCCCCGCCGGGCCAGTACGCGGACTTCAGGAACTTCGGGCCGCAGGAGCGGGCCGCCGCCGCGCGCCGCGGGGTGATGCGGGTGGGCCTGGTGACGACGGCAGTGATCGCCGCGCTCGCACTCGCGGGTCTGGGATCGAGCCTGAACAGCATCCTCGACGAGGACCGAAACGCCGGCGGACTCGACACCGAGAAACTGGGCTTGAACACATCGACGGTCGCGCCACCGCCGCCGCGGGCCGTGGCCAGCGCACCGGCGCCCGGCGAACGGGTGCCGCTCGCGGCAGCGGCGGTGTTCTCGCCAGGCGGTTCGCCCGACAGCCCCGCCGAAGCCGGGGCGGCGATCGACGGCAACCCGGCGACCGCCTGGTCGACCGACACGTACTACGACGCCGAACCGTTCCCCAAGTTCAAGCCCGGCATCGGGCTGTTGGTGCAACTGGAACGACCGGCCGCGATCAGCGCGGTCACCGTCGACCTGAACAGCACCGGCACCGTCGTGCAGGTGCGGGCGGCGGCGAACAACCAACCGGCGGCGCTGACCGACACAGGCGAACTCACCGCACCGACGCCGATGCAGCCGGGACACAACCGGATTCCGGTGAGCGCCTCGGCACCGGTTGCGAACGTCGTGGTGTGGATCTCCACCCTGGGCTCGGCGGACGGGAAGAGCCGGTCCGCCATTTCCGAGATCGAGTTGGAGGCTGCGTCGCCGCCCGCGTGA
- a CDS encoding aldehyde dehydrogenase encodes MTSVTPATSEAYKTEYDKLFIGGKWVEPSSAEVIEVFSPATGEKVGQVPLAAEADVNAACAAAREAFDEGPWPQTPPAERAAVIGRALKLLEDRADLFKHLLKLETGQPPTIIDMMQYGASVSTLQYYAGAADKYTWNEIRDGVYGQTLVTKEPVGVVGAVVAWNVPLFLAVNKLGPALLAGCTVVLKPAAETPLSTNALAEVFAEAGLPEGVLSVVPGGPETGRALTANPELDKFTFTGSSAVGKEIGKLAAEKLKACTLELGGKSAAIILEDADLDSTLPMLVFSGLMNCGQACVGQTRILAPRSRYDEVVEKVSAAVAATPVGLPDDPAAMIGPLISEKQRERVEGYIRKGVEEGARIVTGGGRPEGLDGGWFVQPTVFADVDNSMTIAQEEIFGPVLAIIPFDTEEDAIRIANDSVYGLAGSVFTTDFGKAVDIAKKIRTGTYAVNMYAFDPGAPFGGYKNSGLGRENGPEGIEQYCEAKSILLPFGYTPEI; translated from the coding sequence ATGACAAGTGTGACCCCGGCTACCTCTGAGGCCTACAAGACCGAATACGACAAGCTGTTCATCGGCGGCAAGTGGGTCGAACCATCATCCGCAGAGGTCATCGAGGTGTTTTCGCCCGCGACGGGTGAGAAGGTCGGACAGGTGCCGCTGGCCGCCGAGGCCGACGTGAACGCCGCCTGCGCCGCCGCGCGTGAGGCGTTCGACGAGGGCCCGTGGCCGCAGACGCCGCCCGCCGAGCGGGCCGCGGTGATCGGCCGCGCGCTCAAGCTGCTCGAGGATCGCGCCGATCTGTTCAAGCACCTGCTGAAGCTGGAGACCGGCCAGCCGCCGACGATCATCGACATGATGCAGTACGGCGCGTCGGTATCGACGCTGCAGTACTACGCGGGCGCCGCGGACAAGTACACCTGGAACGAGATCCGTGACGGCGTCTACGGCCAGACGCTGGTCACCAAGGAGCCCGTCGGCGTGGTCGGCGCGGTGGTCGCGTGGAACGTCCCGCTGTTCCTGGCGGTCAACAAGCTGGGCCCCGCGTTGCTGGCCGGGTGCACCGTCGTGCTCAAGCCTGCCGCCGAAACCCCGCTGTCCACCAACGCTTTGGCTGAGGTGTTCGCCGAGGCCGGTCTGCCCGAGGGGGTGCTGTCGGTGGTGCCCGGCGGCCCCGAGACCGGGCGCGCGCTGACCGCCAACCCGGAATTGGACAAGTTCACGTTCACTGGAAGCTCCGCGGTGGGCAAGGAGATCGGCAAGCTCGCCGCCGAGAAGCTCAAGGCGTGCACGCTCGAACTCGGCGGCAAGTCCGCGGCGATCATCCTCGAGGACGCCGACCTGGATTCGACGCTGCCGATGCTGGTGTTCTCCGGGCTGATGAACTGCGGGCAGGCCTGCGTCGGCCAGACCCGCATCCTCGCGCCGCGGTCGCGCTACGACGAGGTGGTCGAGAAGGTGTCGGCCGCCGTCGCGGCGACGCCGGTCGGCCTGCCCGATGATCCGGCGGCGATGATCGGCCCGCTGATCTCCGAGAAGCAGCGCGAGCGCGTCGAGGGCTACATCCGAAAGGGCGTCGAGGAGGGCGCGCGGATCGTCACCGGCGGCGGCAGGCCGGAAGGCCTCGACGGCGGCTGGTTCGTCCAGCCGACGGTGTTCGCCGATGTGGACAACTCGATGACCATCGCCCAGGAGGAGATTTTCGGACCGGTGCTGGCGATCATCCCGTTCGACACCGAGGAGGACGCGATCCGCATCGCCAACGACTCGGTCTACGGGTTGGCGGGCAGCGTGTTCACCACCGACTTCGGTAAGGCCGTCGACATCGCCAAGAAGATCCGCACCGGCACGTACGCGGTCAACATGTACGCGTTCGATCCGGGCGCCCCATTCGGCGGATACAAGAACTCGGGCCTCGGCCGCGAGAACGGTCCGGAAGGCATCGAGCAGTACTGCGAGGCCAAGAGCATCCTGCTGCCGTTCGGCTACACGCCGGAGATCTAG
- a CDS encoding crotonase/enoyl-CoA hydratase family protein, which translates to MTGVTDNSENVVLVEQRDRILIITINRPEAKNAVNAAVSRGLADAVVRLDDDPGLSVGIVTGAGGSFCAGMDLKAFARGENVVVEGRGLGFTERPPVKPLIAAVEGFGLAGGMELALACDLIVASKDGAFGIPEVKRGLVAGGGGLLRLPQRIPPAIAMELALTGDRLPAQRALDLGLVNALAEPGHVLEAAIELAERITVNGPLAVAATKRIIVESRGWSPDEMWAKQTRIMMPVFSSNDAKEGAIAFAEKRAPKWTGT; encoded by the coding sequence ATCACCGGCGTGACAGACAACAGCGAAAATGTAGTCCTGGTCGAGCAGCGCGACCGGATCCTGATCATCACCATCAACCGCCCGGAGGCGAAGAACGCCGTGAACGCCGCGGTGAGTCGGGGGTTGGCGGATGCTGTCGTCAGGCTCGATGACGATCCAGGCCTTTCCGTGGGCATCGTCACCGGCGCTGGCGGTTCGTTCTGTGCGGGCATGGATCTCAAAGCGTTTGCGCGTGGCGAGAACGTGGTGGTCGAGGGCCGCGGCCTGGGCTTCACCGAACGCCCGCCGGTCAAGCCGTTGATCGCTGCGGTCGAAGGTTTCGGACTCGCAGGCGGTATGGAGTTGGCCCTTGCCTGCGATCTGATCGTCGCGTCGAAGGACGGCGCGTTCGGCATCCCGGAGGTCAAGCGCGGCCTGGTCGCGGGCGGCGGCGGGCTGTTGCGGCTGCCGCAGCGTATCCCGCCCGCCATCGCCATGGAGTTGGCGTTGACCGGCGATCGGCTGCCCGCGCAGCGCGCGTTGGACCTCGGCCTGGTCAACGCCCTCGCCGAGCCCGGCCACGTGTTGGAGGCCGCGATCGAACTCGCCGAGCGAATCACCGTCAACGGGCCGCTCGCAGTCGCGGCGACCAAGCGCATCATCGTCGAGTCGCGCGGCTGGAGCCCCGATGAGATGTGGGCGAAGCAGACCCGCATCATGATGCCGGTGTTCAGCAGCAACGACGCCAAGGAAGGTGCGATCGCGTTCGCCGAGAAGCGCGCGCCGAAATGGACGGGCACCTGA
- a CDS encoding TetR/AcrR family transcriptional regulator, producing the protein MSTATKTGPKRGSTRTKMLISAAEVLRERGAAGVTIDEVLARSGAPRGSVYYHFPDGRNQILTEALQYASGLVSDVIDEAAAKGGMYLVRRFVTFWEDLLVESDFTAGCPVVAAAIGSAADEPALTTVAGSIFTRWRDALTRAFVSDGFDEPCAASLAITCIASLEGAVLLCRSTRKVDPLRDVAAELEFLIKSREFVRRYGLPGHD; encoded by the coding sequence CTGTCCACCGCGACCAAGACCGGGCCCAAACGCGGGTCGACGCGCACCAAGATGTTGATCAGCGCCGCCGAAGTGCTGCGCGAGCGCGGAGCGGCCGGCGTCACCATCGACGAGGTGCTCGCCCGCAGCGGCGCGCCGCGCGGTTCGGTGTATTACCACTTCCCCGATGGCCGCAACCAGATACTGACCGAGGCGTTGCAGTACGCCAGCGGTCTTGTCTCCGATGTCATCGACGAGGCCGCCGCCAAGGGCGGCATGTACCTCGTTCGCAGGTTCGTCACGTTCTGGGAGGACCTGCTCGTTGAAAGCGACTTCACCGCAGGCTGTCCCGTGGTGGCCGCGGCGATCGGGTCGGCCGCCGACGAACCTGCGCTGACCACCGTCGCGGGCAGCATCTTCACTCGGTGGCGCGATGCGCTCACCCGCGCATTCGTCAGCGACGGCTTCGACGAGCCGTGTGCCGCGTCGTTGGCCATCACGTGCATCGCGTCGTTGGAGGGCGCGGTGCTGCTGTGCCGGTCGACGCGCAAGGTCGACCCGTTGCGGGACGTCGCCGCGGAGCTCGAATTCCTGATCAAGTCAAGGGAATTCGTCCGCCGCTACGGACTGCCCGGCCACGACTGA
- a CDS encoding arylamine N-acetyltransferase produces MDVAAYFDRIGYRGPADSTVDTVRALVAAHNRSIPFENLDPVLGIPVVDLSAAALTDKLVHRRRGGYCYEHNGLMGYVLEELGFGVERFAGRVVWMNPDGPLPAQTHQVLGVTMPRSDGRLLVDVGFGGQTLTSPIRLEAGPAQETRHEPYRLTEREEGYQLEAQIRGAWQALYMFTTRPQPRIDLEVGSWYVSTYPESRFVTGLTAAVVHDDARYNLRGRHLAIHRADGTEQITFDTAADVLTALTDRFGIDVADLGDRADVEARITEVLDS; encoded by the coding sequence ATGGATGTCGCCGCCTACTTCGACCGGATCGGTTACCGCGGCCCAGCGGACTCGACGGTCGACACCGTGCGCGCACTGGTCGCCGCGCACAACCGGTCCATCCCGTTCGAGAACCTCGACCCGGTGCTCGGCATCCCCGTCGTCGACCTCAGCGCCGCCGCACTCACCGACAAGCTGGTGCACCGCCGCCGCGGCGGCTACTGCTACGAACACAACGGACTGATGGGCTACGTCCTGGAAGAGTTGGGCTTCGGCGTCGAACGTTTCGCGGGGCGGGTGGTGTGGATGAATCCCGACGGTCCGCTGCCCGCACAGACGCATCAGGTGCTTGGCGTGACCATGCCACGGAGCGACGGACGGCTGCTGGTCGACGTCGGCTTCGGCGGGCAGACACTGACCTCGCCGATCCGGTTGGAGGCAGGCCCTGCACAGGAGACCCGACACGAGCCGTACCGCCTCACCGAGCGGGAAGAGGGCTACCAACTGGAGGCCCAGATTCGTGGCGCGTGGCAAGCCCTGTACATGTTCACCACCCGCCCGCAACCTCGCATCGACCTCGAAGTCGGAAGTTGGTATGTGTCAACGTATCCCGAGTCGCGATTCGTCACCGGACTGACCGCCGCTGTGGTGCACGACGACGCCAGGTACAACCTGCGCGGCCGTCACCTGGCGATCCATCGCGCGGACGGCACCGAGCAGATCACCTTCGATACTGCGGCGGATGTGCTCACCGCCTTGACCGACCGCTTCGGCATCGACGTGGCCGACCTCGGCGACCGTGCTGACGTCGAGGCGCGCATCACCGAGGTGCTGGACAGCTGA
- a CDS encoding HNH endonuclease signature motif containing protein translates to MRTRVIGDPAAIVAAVDRFDAAQADLAALSFDVLDGAQTLAVKDRLETVARRQCAVDHRLTAQLVTQTSPAQLGGTSWADVLSNRLRIASATAHKLLDEAADLGPRTAITGEPLAPVLPNVAAAQAAGAIGADHVRIIRQFFTDLPDAVDPETRQQCEATLASVAAEHTPDTLRKAAERLMALVHPDGDFSDVDRAKRRGMTVGKQEADGTSTITGRLDPEARATLDAVLSKLAAPGMCNPDDETPCVTGTPSQQQIDNDHRSQAQRNHDALKAMGRMLLSSGELGQHNGLPVTIVVSTTLQELEAGCGQAVTATGTLLPMPTVIRLASHAYHYLSIFDKHTGRALYLGRTRRIASADQRIVLLARDRGCTRPGCTVAGANCHSHHAVDDWADNGRTDVDDLALSCPKDNRAVKPGGWTTRKRHDGRTEWIPPPHLDSGQSRVNDYHHPENLLRPDGDGD, encoded by the coding sequence ATGAGGACGCGCGTCATAGGGGATCCAGCGGCCATCGTCGCCGCGGTGGACCGGTTCGACGCGGCCCAGGCCGACCTCGCGGCGCTGTCGTTCGACGTCCTCGACGGTGCGCAGACATTGGCGGTCAAAGACCGCCTGGAAACGGTCGCCCGCCGCCAGTGCGCTGTCGATCACCGCCTCACTGCGCAGTTGGTGACCCAGACCAGCCCGGCACAACTCGGAGGCACGTCATGGGCCGACGTGTTGTCCAATCGGCTGCGCATCGCTTCGGCAACCGCCCACAAACTGTTGGATGAAGCAGCCGATCTCGGCCCCCGCACTGCGATCACCGGCGAGCCGCTGGCACCGGTACTGCCGAATGTCGCCGCGGCTCAAGCCGCAGGAGCAATCGGCGCCGACCATGTGCGAATCATTCGCCAGTTCTTCACCGACCTGCCTGACGCCGTTGATCCCGAAACCCGTCAACAGTGCGAAGCCACCTTGGCGAGCGTCGCGGCCGAACACACCCCGGACACGCTACGCAAGGCTGCTGAGCGGTTGATGGCCCTCGTGCATCCGGATGGCGACTTCTCCGACGTCGACCGGGCCAAGCGCAGAGGCATGACCGTCGGGAAACAAGAGGCCGACGGCACCAGCACCATCACCGGTCGGCTCGACCCTGAAGCGAGGGCCACCTTGGACGCGGTCCTGTCGAAGTTGGCGGCGCCGGGGATGTGTAATCCTGACGACGAAACCCCCTGCGTTACGGGCACACCCAGCCAACAGCAGATCGACAACGACCATCGGTCGCAAGCCCAGCGCAACCACGACGCGTTGAAAGCCATGGGCCGCATGCTCTTGAGTTCCGGTGAGCTCGGTCAACACAATGGCCTGCCAGTGACCATCGTCGTCTCGACCACGCTGCAGGAACTCGAAGCCGGCTGCGGCCAAGCGGTCACCGCCACCGGAACGCTGCTGCCCATGCCGACGGTGATCAGGTTGGCCAGCCACGCGTATCACTACCTGTCGATCTTCGACAAGCACACCGGTCGGGCGCTGTACCTGGGCCGGACAAGGCGAATCGCCTCGGCGGATCAACGCATCGTGTTGTTGGCAAGGGATCGTGGCTGCACCCGTCCCGGTTGCACCGTCGCGGGGGCGAACTGTCATTCACACCACGCGGTTGACGACTGGGCCGACAACGGCCGGACCGACGTCGACGACCTCGCGCTCAGCTGCCCCAAAGACAACCGGGCCGTCAAGCCCGGCGGCTGGACTACAAGAAAACGCCACGACGGCCGCACCGAATGGATTCCACCACCGCACCTCGACAGTGGGCAATCGCGGGTGAATGACTACCACCACCCGGAGAACCTGCTGCGTCCGGACGGTGACGGTGACTAG
- a CDS encoding helix-turn-helix domain-containing protein — MTDPARRDRLRELLDAVVDADNTDVGDMARSSYASEFHFSREVRRLTGESPAALRRRIMLERAAWRLHRGESVTAVAADEQWSSAEVFSRAFSRTFGVPPSRAAEVGFRLPAPNGLHFHPPQSLWLDSDGDSKEPDISALMVAHDVADTAYLIEQAAQLPEAQWTQEISPGQVILDWDGPEPSVGAVLGAIVWAKEVWLATIEGRDFPSRAATQSTTPQALATHHGEIGRRWTAMVSEYTADGRLGDTVIDALCDPPESFQLYGIVAHVLTYSAHRRELARAMLARHGVRTRHGDPLDWMRGN, encoded by the coding sequence GTGACCGATCCAGCACGCCGGGACCGACTGCGCGAACTGCTCGATGCGGTCGTCGACGCCGACAACACTGACGTCGGCGACATGGCACGCAGCAGCTACGCCTCGGAGTTCCATTTCTCCCGAGAGGTGCGGCGGCTGACCGGCGAATCCCCGGCCGCGCTGCGGCGCAGGATCATGCTCGAGCGCGCGGCCTGGCGCCTGCACCGCGGCGAGTCGGTGACCGCGGTCGCAGCCGACGAACAGTGGTCGTCGGCAGAGGTGTTCTCCCGAGCCTTCAGCCGCACGTTCGGCGTGCCGCCGTCGCGCGCCGCCGAGGTCGGTTTCCGGCTGCCCGCACCCAACGGTCTGCACTTCCATCCGCCTCAGTCACTGTGGCTGGACAGTGACGGCGACAGCAAGGAGCCCGACATCTCCGCACTCATGGTCGCCCACGACGTCGCCGATACCGCGTACCTGATCGAACAGGCCGCCCAGTTGCCCGAAGCGCAATGGACACAGGAGATCTCGCCGGGACAGGTGATTCTGGACTGGGACGGTCCCGAACCCAGCGTCGGCGCGGTGCTCGGTGCGATCGTCTGGGCCAAGGAGGTGTGGCTGGCGACCATCGAAGGCCGCGACTTCCCGAGTCGGGCGGCCACCCAGTCGACCACCCCGCAAGCGCTCGCCACCCACCACGGCGAGATCGGAAGACGTTGGACTGCAATGGTTTCCGAGTACACAGCGGACGGCCGGCTCGGTGACACGGTGATCGACGCCCTATGCGACCCACCCGAATCGTTTCAGCTGTACGGCATCGTCGCGCACGTGCTGACCTACTCGGCGCACCGGCGCGAACTCGCACGCGCGATGCTGGCCCGCCACGGCGTGCGGACCAGGCACGGCGACCCGCTGGACTGGATGAGAGGAAACTGA